One Manihot esculenta cultivar AM560-2 chromosome 6, M.esculenta_v8, whole genome shotgun sequence DNA segment encodes these proteins:
- the LOC110617234 gene encoding nuclear cap-binding protein subunit 1 yields MSSWRSLVLRIGDKCPEYGTSSDFKEHIETCSGALRRELEHSANDIIPFLLQCAEQLPHKIPLYGTVIGLLNLENEDVVRKIVENIQTNLQDALDSENCDRIRILMRLLTAMMCSKVLQPVSLVVVFETLLSSAATTVDEEKGNPSWQARGDFYVSCILSCLPWGGSEFIEQVPEEIERVMVGIEAYLSIRRRNSDTGLSFFDDDDEESGKVSSEKDFLEDLWDRIQVLSSNGWKLDSVPRPHLSFEAQLVAGRSHEFVPINAPDQPEPLSQLSGVLYGKQKHHAELKYPQRIRRLNIFRAGKTEDMQPIDRFVVEEYLLDVLLFLNGCRKECAAYMVGLPVPFRYEYLMAETIFSQLLLLPQPPFKPIYYTLVIMDLCKALPGAFPAVVAGAVRALFEKIADLDMECRTRLILWFSHHLSNFQFIWPWEEWAYVLDLPKWAPQRVFVQEVLEREVRLSYWDKVKQSVENAPALEELLPPKGTPNFKFTVEEGKERTEEHALSAELSKKVKGRQTAREIISWVEESVFPNHGLEVTLTVVLQTFLDIGSKSFTHLITVLERYGQVIARICHDQDKQIMLMAEVSSFWKNNTQMTAITIDRMMGYRLISNLAIVRWVFSPANIDQFHISDRPWEVLRNAVSKTYNRISDLRKEILSLKKNVVSAEEAAAKAKAELDAAESKLTLVDGEPVLGENPARMKPLKSNAEKTKEEEISLRDSLEAKEALLARALDENEALFLSLYKNFSNVLMERLPEASKAQTLQALKSIQADEMVVDLDESSEMEVDNEKERSKKSQSNGEKANKVYNVGDKEQWCLSTLGYVKAFSRQYASEIWPHIEKLDAEIFTESAHPLFLKAVYSGLGRPVFEVSSS; encoded by the exons ATGAGCAGCTGGAGAAGTCTTGTTCTTCGAATCGGCGACAAGTGCCCCGAGTATGGCACCAGCTCCGACTTCAAAGAACACATT GAAACGTGTTCTGGTGCTCTTCGGCGAGAGTTGGAGCACTCTGCAAACGATATTATACCG ttccttCTCCAATGTGCGGAACAGTTGCCTCACAAGATTCCTTTGTATGGGACAGTG ATTGGGCTACTGAACTTAGAAAATGAGGATGTTGTTAGGAAAATAGTGGAGAATATTCAAACTAATCTCCAG GATGCCTTGGATTCTGAAAATTGTGATAGGATTCGTATTCTGATGCGCCTTCTGACTGCAATG ATGTGCAGCAAAGTTCTCCAACCAGTTTCTTTGGTGGTTGTCTTTGAGACCTTGTTGTCATCTGCTGCCACAACAGTGGATGAGGAGAAAGGGAATCCCTCCTGGCAAGCACGTGGAGACTTTTATGTTTCTTGCATTTTATCATGTCTTCCATGGGGAGGTTCAGAATTCATTGAG CAAGTTCCTGAGGAGATTGAGAGAGTAATGGTTGGAATAGAAGCTTATTTGAGCATTAGAAGACGTAATTCTGATACTGGCCTATCTttttttgatgatgatgatgaggaaTCTGGGAAAGTTTCTTCTGAAAAG GATTTCTTGGAAGATTTATGGGATAGGATACAGGTTCTATCCAGCAATGGATGGAAACTTGATAGCG TTCCAAGACCTCACCTCTCATTTGAAGCTCAGCTGGTTGCTGGAAGGTCTCATGAGTTTGTACCCATCAATGCTCCTGACCAACCTGAGCCCCTTTCACAACTATCTGGGGTACTGTATGGTAAACAGAAGCACCATGCAGAGTTAAAATATCCTCAACGGATTCGCAGGCTTAATATATTTCGTGCTGGTAAAACTGAG GATATGCAACCTATAGATCGTTTCGTTGTGGAAGAGTATTTATTGGATGTGCTTTTGTTCCTCAATGGCTG TCGAAAGGAATGTGCTGCATACATGGTTGGCCTGCCTGTGCCCTTCCGATATGAGTATCTTATGGCAGAGACAATATTCTCTCAG TTACTTTTGTTACCTCAACCCCCATTCAAGCCAATATATTATACACTGGTTATTATGGACCTCTGTAAG GCTCTTCCTGGGGCTTTTCCTGCAGTTGTAGCTGGTGCAGTCCGTGCACTTTTTGAGAAAATTGCTGATTTAGATATGGAGTGTCGAACACGGCTCATTCTTTGGTTCTCACACCATCT GtcaaattttcaattcatttGGCCGTGGGAAGAATGGGCTTATGTCTTAGACCTTCCTAAGTGGGCTCCACAACGTGTGTTTGTTCAAGAGGTTTTGGAGAGAGAAGTTCGTCTATCATACTGGGACAAAGTTAAGCAG AGCGTTGAGAATGCACCTGCTTTAGAGGAGTTGCTTCCACCAAAGGGTACTCCAAACTTCAAATTCACTGTGGAAGAAGGCAAAGAAAGAACTGAAGAACATGCCCTTTCTGCAGAACTCAGCAAGAAGGTTAAAGGAAGGCAAACTGCCCGAGAAATAATCTCATGGGTAGAAGAAAGTGTATTTCCCAATCATGGTTTGGAAGTTACACTTACAGTGGTGTTGCAAACTTTTCTTGACATTGGGTCTAAAAGTTTTACTCATCTGATTACTGTTTTAGAGAGATATGGCCAAGTTATTGCTCGAATTTGTCATGATCAAGATAAGCAGATCATGCTGATGGCTGAAGTGAGTTCCTTTTGGAAGAACAATACCCAAATGACAGCTATTACAATTGATAGAATGATGGGTTATCGGCTCATATCTAATTTAGCTATTGTGAGATGGGTCTTCTCCCCAGCAAACATTGATCAATTTCATATATCTGATCGCCCATGGGAG GTTCTTAGAAATGCTGTCAGTAAGACTTACAATCGTATATCTGATTTAAGGAAAGAGATCTTGTCTCTAAAGAAGAATGTTGTATCAGCTGAGGAGGCTGCAGCCAAGGCAAAAGCTGAGTTAGATGCTGCCGAATCAAAGCTTACTCTGGTGGATGGTGAACCTGTCCTGGGTGAAAATCCTGCAAGGATGAAGCCCTTGAAATCAAATGctgaaaaaacaaaagaagaagagatatcGTTGCGTGATTCTTTGGAGGCCAAGGAGGCTCTTCTTGCTCGAGCCCTTGATGAAAATGAG GCATTGTTCCTCTCCTTGTACAAGAACTTCTCAAATGTGCTGATGGAACGCCTGCCTGAGGCATCTAAAGCTCAAACATTGCAGGCATTGAAGTCAATTCAAGCTGATGAAATGGTTGTTGACCTTGATGAATCATCAGAAATGGAAGTGgataatgaaaaagaaagatccAAAAAAAG TCAGTCTAATGGTGAGAAGGCAAATAAGGTCTATAATGTGGGTGACAAGGAACAGTGGTGTTTGTCAACTTTAGGCTATGTCAAGGCCTTCTCAAGGCAATATGCTTCTGAG ATATGGCCTCACATCGAGAAGTTAGATGCAGAGATATTCACTGAAAGTGCGCATCCTCTTTTCTTGAAAGCAGTTTATTCTGGTTTGGGTCGGCCAGTCTTTGAAGTGTCATCAAGCTAA
- the LOC110618321 gene encoding DDT domain-containing protein PTM translates to MEFVGKLVEKEFKGYGVFSGIVQSYDASSGFFEVVYEDGDSEELDFSEVASLLQRKEPDPADHKQRLGRRPKKRRRIEPRKREDRGSGGDLGNSVSYFQAIAETLGRQSGGVVEANGKFDMNQKVDLNDGFIGNLREDRGNGNLGHMSVDLNEALEKRSGIVETLRESGSDNGSLNGNCCMKEALDLNAGFNLNLNEGFDLNEESDVNSNGLGNLQKRECIDLNLDVNGNVDEDIGEAGLGVNQTGSPKKECGFDLNLGIDEEIRDTAAGDCGGETKESTSCQMVKEETQKMDDASGVLGRVYNEGATLQEVHVVNDSYVGLATGTWKDHISGEDFRVGDSVEIQDANIIKVESPEVVDNQGDTRSANNEGSGGCRRRGRRRKSIASGLNSAPETTVFTDATVIYANEGDVRSVYQEWNGCQRRLRRGNFVDTSSSTPDTMVIADADVKEDFTIVIDGERVVGSTYKEVHGNHRKKRKFSDHVSVTPQVTVLRRSTRRGSARNDISTATALSAVHDLSVSPAASALTEEKHVKSCHEWAEEMVLPPQVQLPPSSQNLDLDGIPVIDFFSVYACLRSFSTLLFLSPFELEEFLAAVRCNSPSSLFDSIHFSILQTLRSHLEHLSNEGSESASICLRSLNWGLLDLITWPVFMVEYLLLHGSDLRPWFNLSHLKLLKNDYYKQPVPVKVEILRCLCDEMIEVEAIRSELNRRSSGAESELDFDRNTGLESFKKRRTGMDIAASSCLTEEAVDDATDWNSDECCLCKMDGSLICCDGCPAAFHSKCVGVDNDSLPEGDWFCPECAINSRKPWMKPRKSLRGAELLGVDPYGRLYFSSCGYLLVSDSCETESSCNYYHRDALIAVIIVLRSSEMVYSSILEAIHKHWDIPVNLYGINSNFDLSYDMCMRPAVLASSETCTIKGEATDERKPEENLVEGCSGHINFEVSKSLSQTCVSSEGSAETTQTSLQTQNFQKEGPVSDRSADFLNESDIPGKFPSMGENSLPSSCLDVKSKSTIGSAANVTLSSAVDPTNGNTSQVQLGSGYMNFYSFGHIASSIAEELMRKSSDKTSEGSLKTDEEIISAQLKIISKRTAKFCWSSIPRLNVGVLKEKCGWCFTCRISSDELGCLFNMCLSPVQKGPVDDGDGLQLRRNKKGHLKDIINHILLIEDRLHGLLSGPWLNPHYSRLWRKSVLKSSDIVSVKHLLLILESNLHRLALSAEWLKHMDSATTMGSASHIVSASLRASSKNGIGRKRARYSEFDSNPSSNSASGLGMLWWRGGRISRRLFSWKVLPRSLVSKAARQVGCMKIPGMLYPENSEFAKRSKYVCWRAAVESSTTVEQLALQVRELDSNIRWDEIGNTNPLAMVDKEFKKSFRLFKKVIIRRKCIEGEGAKYLFDFGKRKVIPEIVLKNGSVVEESSSERKKYWLNESYVPLYLLKSFESKRIARRSNKMNTGKLSDPGVAVKKPSKKKGFSYLFAKAERSEYHQCGHCNKDVPIREAVCCQSCKGFFHKRHVRKSAGSITAECMYTCHRCLDGKNVKNESKTGKRDVKRGKNNKKSMQVQHESSKNASVSCRSVQPKNSKKALRSSWSLRSRKNKKVAAVVVPLRRSPRKAKYNSLQNKKGRGRKKGKQVKSRKATYKKQTKVTSWRKGRTEACHSFWINGLRLSRKPDDERVMHFKNRSFVAPSKSDILAQPKCHLCCEDGYTSTLNYISCDICGEWFHGDAFGLDMENINKIIGFRCHVCRKSTPPVCPPVPTTKRHVFQKNEVQNDVQFELSMEATTDVSHLCEMVQNDVQDELSEEATTVRSEMVQNDVQNEISKEAANAPHLMRRNSLQESLANEDHQGSLLRKQQSDTTDSDQNSAPGSRFEVGKGQVVDYVKEDTGSAQISSKNLNPEVISGNGSHLCKENTFESGDSMIVTASGQMQTSSCNVDVDVMKTELDPSGCESARDSLSLI, encoded by the exons ATGGAGTTTGTGGGCAAACTTGTTGAGAAGGAGTTCAAGGGTTATGGTGTCTTCTCGGGAATCGTCCAATCGTATGATGCATCATCCGGCTTCTTCGAGGTCGTTTACGAAGACGGCGATTCTGaggagctcgatttctctgAGGTCGCTTCTCTGTTGCAGCGGAAAGAACCTGACCCTGCTGACCACAAGCAAAGGCTTGGCCGCAGGCCTAAGAAGCGCCGTCGAATTGAGCCAAGGAAGCGTGAAGACCGAGGAAGTGGTGGAGATTTAGGTAATTCTGTTTCTTATTTTCAGGCAATTGCAGAAACCCTAGGGAGACAAAGTGGTGGTGTTGTAGAGGCTAATGGCAAATTCGATATGAATCAGAAAGTTGATTTGAATGATGGATTTATTGGGAATTTGAGAGAAGATCGTGGTAATGGGAATTTGGGACATATGAGCGTTGATTTAAATGAAGCTCTAGAGAAGAGGAGTGGAATtgtggagactttgagagaaaGTGGGTCTGATAATGGGAGTTTGAATGGAAACTGTTGCATGAAGGAGGCGCTTGATTTGAATGCTGGTTTTAACTTAAACTTGAATGAAGGATTTGATTTGAATGAAGAGAGTGATGTAAATTCCAACGGTCTGGGAAACTTGCAGAAAAGAGAGTGTATAGACTTAAATTTGGATGTAAATGGTAATGTGGATGAGGATATTGGGGAGGCTGGTCTGGGGGTTAATCAAACAGGGAGTCCGAAGAAGGAGTGCGGGTTTGATTTGAATTTGGGGATTGATGAGGAAATCAGGGATACTGCAGCTGGTGATTGTGGAGGGGAAACCAAGGAAAGTACATCATGTCAGATGGTTAAAGAGGAGACTCAAAAGATGGATGATGCAAGtggggttttggggagagttTATAATGAAGGTGCAACGCTGCAGGAAGTTCATGTTGTGAATGATTCATATGTAGGATTGGCTACAGGAACCTGGAAGGACCATATTTCTGGTGAAGATTTCAGGGTTGGTGATTCCGTTGAAATTCAGGACGCCAATATTATTAAAGTTGAGTCTCCTGAAGTAGTTGATAACCAAGGTGATACGAGAAGTGCTAATAATGAAGGGAGTGGTGGTTGTCGGAGGagggggaggaggaggaaaagcaTTGCAAGTGGTCTGAACTCTGCACCAGAAACAACAGTCTTTACAGATGCTACAGTAATTTATGCAAATGAAGGTGATGTAAGAAGTGTATATCAAGAATGGAATGGTTGTCAGAGGAGGCTGAGGAGGGGAAATTTTGTGGATACCTCAAGTTCTACACCAGATACAATGGTCATTGCGGATGCTGATGTCAAGGAAGATTTTACTATAGTAATTGATGGGGAGCGAGTTGTGGGAAGCACATATAAAGAAGTTCATGGTAATCatagaaagaaaaggaaattttCGGATCATGTAAGTGTCACTCCACAAGTGACAGTGCTGAGGAGGAGTACTCGTCGGGGTTCAGCTAGAAACGATATTTCAACCGCAACAGCATTAAGTGCAGTCCATGATTTATCTGTGTCTCCAGCAGCTAGTGCATTAACTGAGGAGAAACATGTGAAATCATGTCATGAATGGGCAGAAGAGATGGTTCTTCCTCCGCAGGTGCAACTGCCACCTTCTTCACAGAATTTGGATTTGGATGGAATTCCAGTCATTGACTTTTTCTCAGTTTATGCCTGTCTAAGGTCATTTAGTACATTATTGTTCTTAAGTCCCTTTGAATTGGAGGAATTTTTGGCAGCTGTGAGGTGCAACTCTCCTAGTTCATTATTTGATTCCATTCATTTTTCTATTTTGCAAACTCTAAGATCGCATTTGGAACACCTTTCAAATGAAGGTTCTGAATCTGCTTCTATTTGCTTGAG GAGTCTTAACTGGGGTTTGTTGGACTTGATCACATGGCCTGTTTTCATGGTCGAGTACCTCCTACTCCATGGTTCAGATTTGAGACCTTGGTTCAATCTTAGTCACTTAAAGCTTTTAAAAAATGACTACTATAAACAGCCTGTACCGGTGAAAGTTGAGATATTGCGATGTCTATGTGATGAGATGATTGAGGTGGAAGCCATTAGGTCAGAGCTTAATAGAAGATCTTCAGGAGCCGAGTCTGAGCTGGACTTTGATCGAAATACAGGTCTTGAGTCTTTCAAGAAAAGGAGGACTGGGATGGACATCGCAGCCAGCTCTTGCTTAACTGAGGAGGCTGTTGATGATGCAACGGACTGGAATAGTGATGAATGCTGCCTTTGTAAGATGGATGGGAGCTTAATATGCTGTGATGGTTGTCCAGCTGCCTTCCACTCGAAGTGTGTTGGAGTTGACAATGATTCTTTGCCAGAGGGTGACTGGTTCTGCCCTGAATGTGCGATAAACAGCCGTAAGCCTTGGATGAAACCTCGAAAATCACTTCGAGGTGCAGAGCTATTAGGGGTTGATCCTTATGGCCGATTATATTTTAGCAGCTGTGGTTATTTATTGGT GTCAGATTCATGTGAAACTGAATCCTCATGTAATTATTACCATAGAGATGCTCTTATTGCTGTTATTATAGTGCTAAGGTCTTCAGAGATGGTCTACAGCAGCATATTGGAGGCAATCCACAAGCATTGGGATATCCCTGTTAATTTATATGGAATAAATAGTAACTTTGATTTATCCTATGATATGTGCATGCGCCCAGCTGTgttggcatcttcagaaacaTGTACAATTAAAGGTGAGGCTACTGATGAAAGAAAACCTGAAGAGAATCTCGTTGAAGGATGTTCTGGTCATATTAATTTTGAGGTGTCAAAGTCTTTGAGCCAAACATGTGTGAGTTCTGAAGGATCAGCTGAAACAACCCAAACAAGTTTACAGACTCAGAATTTTCAGAAAGAAGGGCCCGTTTCTGATAGGTCTGCTGACTTCTTAAATGAATCTGATATACCAGGGAAGTTCCCATCCATGGGAGAGAATTCTTTGCCATCATCCTGTTTGGATGTAAAAAGCAAGAGTACTATAGGATCTGCAGCTAATGTGACCCTTTCATCAGCTGTAGACCCAACAAATGGGAACACTTCCCAAGTGCAGCTGGGAAGTGGCTACATGAACTTTTACAGTTTTGGTCATATAGCTTCATCAATTGCAGAAGAGTTGATGCGCAAGTCTTCAGACAAAACCAGTGAAGGCTCCCTAAAAACAGATGAGGAAATCATTTCAGCTCAGTTGAAGATTATTTCAAAAAGAACTGCCAAGTTTTGTTGGTCGAGTATTCCGAGACTGAATGTTGGCGTGCTGAAAGAAAAATGTGGATGGTGCTTCACTTGCAGGATTTCTTCAGATGAGTTAGGTTGCTTATTTAATATGTGTTTGAGTCCAGTTCAGAAAGGGCCTGTGGATGATGGTGATGGCCTTCAATTAAGAAGGAACAAGAAAGGTCATTTAAAAGATATAATAAATCATATTCTCTTGATTGAAGACAGGTTGCATGGGCTTCTATCAGGTCCATGGCTGAATCCACATTATAGCAGGCTGTGGCGGAAAAGTGTTCTCAAGTCATCAGATATCGTGTCGGTGAAACATTTACTGCTCATA TTAGAATCAAATCTGCATCGTCTTGCACTCTCAGCAGAGTGGTTGAAGCATATGGATTCTGCCACCACTATGGGTTCAGCTTCTCATATTGTCTCTGCTTCATTGCGTGCTTCTTCAAAGAATGGAATTGGTAGGAAGAGGGCCAGGTACTCAGAATTTGATTCCAATCCTTCTTCAAATTCTGCCAGTGGATTGGGTATGTTATGGTGGAGGGGTGGTCGGATTTCTCGCCGGTTATTCAGTTGGAAGGTTTTACCTCGCTCCTTAGTTTCCAAAGCTGCCAGACAAG TTGGATGTATGAAGATCCCAGGCATGTTGTATCCTGAGAATTCAGAATTTGCAAAGAGGAGCAAATATGTCTGTTGGCGAGCTGCTGTGGAATCATCAACAACAGTGGAACAGCTTGCTTTGCAG GTTAGAGAGCTTGATTCTAACATCAGGTGGGACGAAATTGGAAACACAAATCCACTGGCAATGGTGGACAAGGAATTTAAAAAGTCATTCAGGTTATTCAAGAAAGTAATTATCCGTAGGAAGTGCATTGAGGGAGAAGGGGCAAAGTATCTTTTTGATTTTGGCAAGAGGAAAGTTATTCCTGAAATCGTTTTAAAGAATGGATCTGTGGTTGAAGAATCCTCCAGTGAGAGGAAGAAATATTGGTTGAATGAATCATATGTTCCCTTGTATCTGTTGAAAAGTTTTGAATCGAAAAGAATTGCCCGCAGATCTAATAAAATGAATACTGGGAAACTTTCTGATCCTGGTGTAGCAGTGAAGAAGCCCTCAAAGAAAAAGGGTTTCTCATATCTTTTTGCAAAAGCTGAAAGATCTGAGTACCATCAGTGTGGGCACTGTAACAAAGATGTTCCAATCAG GGAGGCCGTCTGCTGTCAGTCTTGCAAAG GATTTTTCCATAAAAGGCATGTGAGGAAGTCGGCTGGTTCCATTACCGCTGAATGTATGTACACGTGTCACCGATGCCTTGATGGGAAAAATGTGAAAAATGAGTCAAAAACGGGGAAGAGAGATGTAAAAAGAGGGAAGAATAACAAGAAAAGCATGCAAGTTCAGCATGAAAGTTCAAAAAACGCCTCTGTAAGTTGCAGGTCAGTGCAACCTAAAAACAGTAAAAAAGCCTTGAGGAGCTCATGGTCTCTACGATCCagaaaaaataagaaagttGCTGCTGTTGTTGTACCTTTGCGTCGTTCACCTAGGAAAGCTAAATACAACTCTCtgcaaaataaaaaaggaagagGACGCAAAAAAGGTAAGCAGGTCAAATCCAGAAAAGCAACATATAAGAAGCAAACAAAGGTTACTTCATGGCGCAAGGGGAGGACAGAGGCTTGTCACAGTTTCTGGATTAATGGTCTTCGATTGTCTAGAAAGCCAGATGATGAACGTGTGATGCATTTTAAGAATAGAAGTTTTGTCGCCCCTTCCAAGAGCGACATCCTTGCTCAACCCAAATGTCATCTTTGCTGTGAAGATGGATATACATCTACCTTAAATTACATTTCTTGTGACATATGTGGAG AGTGGTTTCATGGAGATGCTTTTGGACTCGATATGGAGAACATCAATAAGATAATTGGATTTAGGTGCCACGTGTGCCGTAagagtacccctcctgtctgccCACCAGTACCAACCACAAAGAGACATGTATTCCAAAAGAATGAGGTGCAAAATGATGTTCAATTTGAACTTTCGATGGAAGCAACAACTGATGTCTCGCATCTATGTGAGATGGTGCAGAATGATGTTCAGGATGAACTTTCTGAGGAAGCAACTACTGTCCGAAGTGAGATGGTGCAAAATGATGTTCAGAATGAAATTTCTAAGGAAGCAGCCAATGCCCCACATCTAATGAGGAGAAATTCATTGCAAGAATCACTTGCAAACGAGGATCATCAAGGTTCACTTCTTAGGAAGCAGCAGTCGGATACTACAGATTCTGATCAGAATTCTGCGCCTGGATCTAGGTTTGAAGTGGGCAAAGGGCAAGTAGTTGATTATGTGAAGGAAGATACAGGTTCAGCTCAAATTTCTAGCAAGAATTTGAATCCAGAAGTCATATCAGGTAATGGAAGTCATTTGTGCAAAGAAAATACATTTGAATCAGGAGACAGTATGATAGTAACTGCATCTGGTCAAATGCAAACCTCTTCCTGCAACGTTGATGTGGACGTGATGAAAACTGAACTGGATCCATCGGGGTGTGAAAGTGCAAGAGATAGCTTAAGCCTCATCTGA
- the LOC110618322 gene encoding uncharacterized protein LOC110618322 isoform X2, translating to MEALYAKLYNKYDALKKKRISELDEINKDQELKFLNYVTAAEELIQHLKVENDKLQEQVSELRNQVASIRSTKDNECAQYQKLLMEENQKSEMLSKEVERLQKLQEQLFSSSKNYANENMQHNMLETPQVTPGEVISDSIRTRRKRSREDGTQMEGVTAPGHLDDLLLRESAQDPSRETLSIVDLENEQQPECCKRTVCRSANGVMNDGSYATCRFQDLIECLLGMKFSSVNKTEGICISAQHQSSGYAFNLTWIKKGGGEEPELLYQVSTLGTFERVAPEWMRSVLMFSTSMCPIFFERVARVIKMHH from the exons ATGGAAGCTTTGTATGCAAAGCTATACAACAAGTATGATGCTCTAAAG aaaaaaagaatttctgAGTTGGATGAGATCAACAAAGATCAAGAATTAAAGTTTTTGAATTATGTAACAG CTGCAGAAGAGCTGATACAACATTTGAAAGTTGAAAACGACAAGTTGCAGGAACAAGTTAGTGAATTGAGAAACCAAGTTGCTTCAATCAG GTCTACCAAGGACAACGAGTGTGCACAATACCAAAAACTGTTGATGGAAGAGAACCAAAAGA GTGAAATGCTTTCCAAGGAAGTTGAGAGGCTTCAAAAGCTTCAGGAGCAACTTTTTTCCAGTTCAAAGAACTACGCTAATGAGAATATGCAGCACAATATGCTTGAAACTCCTCAAGTTACACCAGGAGAGGTTATCAGTGACTCAATAAGAACAAGAAGAAAGCGCAGCCGAGAAGACGGTACTCAGATGGAAGGTGTTACTGCTCCTGGTCATCTAGATGATTTATTGTTAAGGGAATCAGCACAGGATCCATCAAGGGAAACTTTGTCCATTGTGGATCTGGAAAATGAGCAGCAG CCTGAATGTTGTAAAAGAACTGTTTGCAGATCAG ccaACGGAGTCATGAATGATGGTAGTTATGCTACTTGCCGGTTTCAAGATCTTATTGAATGCTTGTTGGGCATGAAATTTTCTAGTGTGAACAAAACTGAAGGAATATGCATTTCAGCTCAACATCAATCAAGTG GTTATGCATTCAATCTAACATGGATAAAGAAGGGGGGTGGAGAAGAGCCAGAGCTGCTATACCAAGTGTCAACGTTAGGGACATTTGAGAGGGTAGCACCAGAGTGGATGAGATCGGTACTGATGTTCAGCACGAGCATGTGCCCAATCTTCTTTGAAAGGGTAGCCCGCGTTATCAAAATGCATCACTGA
- the LOC110618322 gene encoding uncharacterized protein LOC110618322 isoform X1 gives MKIFAIFPIPTATHKMAIIALPPPCLSAPLPGTGRERSPSSAGCLVFFFPSSDGSFVCKAIQQKKRISELDEINKDQELKFLNYVTAAEELIQHLKVENDKLQEQVSELRNQVASIRSTKDNECAQYQKLLMEENQKSEMLSKEVERLQKLQEQLFSSSKNYANENMQHNMLETPQVTPGEVISDSIRTRRKRSREDGTQMEGVTAPGHLDDLLLRESAQDPSRETLSIVDLENEQQPECCKRTVCRSANGVMNDGSYATCRFQDLIECLLGMKFSSVNKTEGICISAQHQSSGYAFNLTWIKKGGGEEPELLYQVSTLGTFERVAPEWMRSVLMFSTSMCPIFFERVARVIKMHH, from the exons atgaaaatcttTGCTATTTTTCCAATACCCACTGCTACCCATAAG ATGGCCATAATAGCGCTGCCACCACCGTGTTTGTCGGCTCCCCTGCCCGGAACAGGCAGAGAGAGGTCCCCTTCCTCAGCCGGGTGTTTGGTTTTCTTCTTCCCATCTTCAG ATGGAAGCTTTGTATGCAAAGCTATACAACAA aaaaaaagaatttctgAGTTGGATGAGATCAACAAAGATCAAGAATTAAAGTTTTTGAATTATGTAACAG CTGCAGAAGAGCTGATACAACATTTGAAAGTTGAAAACGACAAGTTGCAGGAACAAGTTAGTGAATTGAGAAACCAAGTTGCTTCAATCAG GTCTACCAAGGACAACGAGTGTGCACAATACCAAAAACTGTTGATGGAAGAGAACCAAAAGA GTGAAATGCTTTCCAAGGAAGTTGAGAGGCTTCAAAAGCTTCAGGAGCAACTTTTTTCCAGTTCAAAGAACTACGCTAATGAGAATATGCAGCACAATATGCTTGAAACTCCTCAAGTTACACCAGGAGAGGTTATCAGTGACTCAATAAGAACAAGAAGAAAGCGCAGCCGAGAAGACGGTACTCAGATGGAAGGTGTTACTGCTCCTGGTCATCTAGATGATTTATTGTTAAGGGAATCAGCACAGGATCCATCAAGGGAAACTTTGTCCATTGTGGATCTGGAAAATGAGCAGCAG CCTGAATGTTGTAAAAGAACTGTTTGCAGATCAG ccaACGGAGTCATGAATGATGGTAGTTATGCTACTTGCCGGTTTCAAGATCTTATTGAATGCTTGTTGGGCATGAAATTTTCTAGTGTGAACAAAACTGAAGGAATATGCATTTCAGCTCAACATCAATCAAGTG GTTATGCATTCAATCTAACATGGATAAAGAAGGGGGGTGGAGAAGAGCCAGAGCTGCTATACCAAGTGTCAACGTTAGGGACATTTGAGAGGGTAGCACCAGAGTGGATGAGATCGGTACTGATGTTCAGCACGAGCATGTGCCCAATCTTCTTTGAAAGGGTAGCCCGCGTTATCAAAATGCATCACTGA